The region CGGCAAAGAACCAAGCAAGAGTCGGGCCATGTCGGTCTCCTCTTTCGTGCCTGCGATCACAATGCGGGCGTCGTCCAACGCCCGCATCCGTCTCCTGCGCCGCCGTCCGGCGATCAGGTCTCCGCGCTACGGCCGTAGGCGCTGCGATAGGCCAGCAGGCGTTCGCGCTGTGAGGCGAACTGTGCACTCTCGCCGGTGAAGGCGAGGAGGTCGTCGAGGGTGGCGATCGCGACCACCGGCAGAGCGTGTTCGATTGCGACAGTTTCTGCCGCCGAGCGTCGGGATTGTGCAGGGTCCACGGCTTCCTGGCGGTCGAGCGCGATGACGATGCCGGCGACGCTGCCGCCGGCCTCGGCGATCAGGCTCAGCGCTTCGCGGATGGCGGTGCCGGCGGTGATGACGTCGTCGACGATCAGCACGCGGCGGCCCGCCAGGGGGGCGCCGATCAGCATGCCGCCTTCGCCGTGGGCCTTGGCTTCCTTGCGGTTGAAGGCCAGCGGCAGGTCGCGGCCGCGGCGTGCGTACTCGCAGCCGAGCGCGGTCGCCAGCGGAATGCCCTTGTAGGCCGGGCCGAACAGCAGATCGAACTCCAGGCCTTGGGCCTGGATCGCATCGGCATAGCAGCTCGCCAGCCCGGCCAGCGCCGCGCCCGAATCGAAACGGCCGGCATTGAAGAAATACGGACTGGTCCGGCCCGACTTGAGGGTGAACTCGCCGAAG is a window of Lysobacter antibioticus DNA encoding:
- the pyrE gene encoding orotate phosphoribosyltransferase: MTDHRHRFLQLALNADALRFGEFTLKSGRTSPYFFNAGRFDSGAALAGLASCYADAIQAQGLEFDLLFGPAYKGIPLATALGCEYARRGRDLPLAFNRKEAKAHGEGGMLIGAPLAGRRVLIVDDVITAGTAIREALSLIAEAGGSVAGIVIALDRQEAVDPAQSRRSAAETVAIEHALPVVAIATLDDLLAFTGESAQFASQRERLLAYRSAYGRSAET